TAGTGGTCGCCGGAGGAATGCCCTCCAGGCTCTGAATCAAAATCCCCCACtagtaataattcatatatcaatAAAACTTGTTGAGGGACAAGAAAACCTCACATTTGTTACTCTTGTGTGATCATGTGGAATGCTTTAATTTCTCATTATGAATAGTAGTAAATGGAACATATTTTTATCTACCAAAGATTACTTTCATGACAATCTACTGGATACAAGAACATACTTTCTTTGATAGCAATACATTCAAGAATCAATATACTACTtgataccaatatttttatgaccAAGCCCATCTTCCCCTAtgctaaaaaagtttttaattgTATTCTTCCCGTCACTGCAGTTTCTCGTGGGTTTCTGAGTCTTTCTAGACTGTTTCATATGCAGAACCAATCGATCAAACAACGGATGCAGAGTTTTCCTCCTTCGTAAAAGCTTATCTTTGAACTTTTTTTAGAAGCTTTTGAGGGTTTGTCCAACTACTTCAgttgtatatttttcttttagtttaaaTGGGTCTTAAGAAGATTGTGTAAGCTAGATTGAACATAAGGAAATTTGATCAATTATCAACACAAtctaaatgaaaattttacagCAACAACCACCACACGTGTGGTTGATGGCATTGTCAAACAAGAATGGGCCTAGAGTGACAGAGAAGATAAAGATCTCGAGGAAGCAAATAGAGAAATAAAATGAGTGATAACGTAAGACAAAACttagagaaaagaataaaacATGCATGCAAAAAAAGTTGAAACTCAAACTACTTGAAGAAGAGAAATATAAAGTATCAACTCTCAAGTAATGATATAGGAAAGCCTTATGAACACACTTACATAAACTCCACATTCTCTGCATAGTCTATGAatgtatctatatattttttcaccCTAGGTTCTTCAACTTCAAATCCCTCAATTTTGACTCTTGTAAAAGTCTTTCTCTCCATATTGTAGAAGACAACGCGGCACCAGCTGATTGGGAGGTGCGAGTACGACGCGAATACAATTTCACCTGTACCAGTCATTCCAACAATCTTGGTATTCTCGACCATCTTTTCCTCGTAAGGAGACAATTCCAAGACATGCTTGAACCATTTATGATTCCTAGCATCTTCTAGAACCCACCAAACAAATCTACTATCATATCTATTCTCATATCTATTATACCTGTTACGATGTATACCTAATTTACCTTTGTAGTTGAAAAGTTCAAAACGCCTATCTAGTTCCATGACTTCATCTGCGTTTATAAAGCGGAACTTCTCAGACCTAACGTCGAAGCATACTATAACAGTAGATTTCCCGAACTCAGCTCCGAAATACAAAACACCATTTATACATATAGAACCAAATGACATTCTACGGTTTCTCACAAAAAGGAATTTGAGTTCCACCTTTCTCCATAAAGGCTTTCGAGACTCTAGCGTCAAAACCAGATGAGTAGTTAGTCTTTCATCAAATGATGAAGAGGTCATACACAACACTTTGAACTGTTTTCCGACCGGATCATATCCTAAGCAAAACATTTTTGAAAACTCCTTGGGGTTGGGTAAGTCTTTTTCTTCTAGAAGAACTTTGGGCAAGGTTAGGAACTCTCCAGTGGCAGGGTTACAAATCACCGGCTCGTCCATGAGCAATGCCAATCCACAGAGTGGTTTAAATGTATTAGCAAGAAGACGTTTTGGAAATGAACACGTTTGGTATGGGGTGGCTACAAGAGAAGAGTTATCATCTGGATTATGAGGCTGAGGTGCAGAGTAGAAGAACAACTTGCCCTTAAAGTTTATGGTGAAAAGGAGACGTGGACGAGTCAAAGACTTGGTCCAAAATAACTCGGTGAAATCAGAACGGCGAAGTACGGATGCCCAGTGTTTCGAAACACAACGAAACCTTGCTACAGACTTTCCCGTGACAAGAGAGAATATAATGATAAGTAGATCGTCTGGGATTTGTGGGACTGAGTATTCTCTTACCGATTTCGAACATTGTGCTTCAAATCTAGCTAATGTTAGATTCTCGGAGAACTGCTGTTCCATATTTTTCATCGGGGATGGATTTTACAAACCCCTTCATATATATAGCTTAAGACGAACGAAACCCTAGAGGCTTTAGCTTTCTTCTTTCCTTAATTTCGACTAGTTAACATAGTAACATACGCAAGAGTCAGAACTGGGCTGTATTAGGGCCCAACACATACTCGGTGACTTTATTTGCAACGATCTTAAATGGGGGGGATATTAATCTTTCTCAAAACCTCAGCTGAGTTAAACCTCAGATACTAGAACTATCGTCTCTTCTTTATGAACTAACTAAAAGTAAGACCAAGATTATGGATTCACTTCAGCCAAGTTGTATGAGatcaacactacaagaaaacagcgtagttctgacggacattctgacggaaaatgagatcctcggaatattccgacgaatttccgaggaaattccgaggaaacccaaattttccgaggaaacccaaaatttgggttttttcggaatttcctcggaatataccgatgaaataTCGAGGAAATCATATTTCCTCGGCATAGTCCGAGACTTTTCCGATGATTCATGGCTTtgcttttagggtttatgtttcctcggaaaagcctcagaatattctgaggaaattctgaggaacacttgtttttcctcggaatttcctcggaatattccgaggcttttccgaggaagtagggtttttaaaccgaaaacaacgttttgcggtttgaataacacttatataacccctattaagtgtcttagactgattatgaagtcaaaaatttgtttaagtgaaacacttatataacacttttctgattgtatgaacgaaatccccacaacataagagaaacacttatacactttaatgaacggtaaagggaatacttacatttcgttttgaaattttgttatttcatggtttatgatcatctatacaaagattcctcaatggtatgcatgcatttgtataagaaatgatatagggaaaaaaaattgatgttttgaaaccccaaacatgtgttcctcggaatttcctcggaatattccgaggaaattccgaagaacaatataaattaataaaaatacatgcacaggatattctttttcctcgaattaatgaaaatattccgaggaaattccgacggatatttaagtggccgtcggaatttcctcggaatattttcatttaaccgggcaaacaagccgccaaatatttcgcgaaaattgaaattgaaaatactgagggaattccgacggaaaatatccgtcggaccctaggttttataaactcaaaacgcatcttcttccccatttctctcttcttcctctccggcgatctctctctccttccggcgttctccaccttctctcgcgacgatctcttcggcgaatcctctccattcccttacaaatcatgtaaggaccctatcccactctcttaggtcctatttgttaggtttttaagtagatttgatgattttagaaatttttttgatagatttttgttagggtgattgggtaggattgtgatttgttgtgtaataggtttagaattgtgatttggttgtgttgaattgatttagaacttttttataaattgtttattatttttgtatttacaaaacgttttttctataaaaattcgattttacaaaacgttttttgtatataaattcgatttttggatttataaaagatgatttcatatttataaaaatatttatatttattaaaactaattttgtatttataaaacattttttgatttataaacactatttttttatttttgtatttataaaaactatttttaaatatacaaaacgttttttgtatataaattcgatttttggatttataaaagatgatttcatattttaaaactaattttgtatttataaaacatttttttgatttataaacactattttattattttttgtatttataaaaactattttgtatttataaaaagattatttcatatctataaaaatatttatatttataaaactaattttgtatttataaaacattttttgatctataaacactattttattattttttgtatttataaaaactattttgtatttataaaaagatgatttcatatctataaaaatatttatatttattaaaactaattttgtatttataaaacattttttgatttataaacactattttattattttttgtatttataaaaactattttgtatttataaaaagatgatttcatatttataaaaatatttatatttattaaaactaattttgtatttataaaacatttttttatttataaaaactattttattattttttgtattttaaatatgttttctacttcaattttaattttatattttcgaatttcaatttataaaaataaatttataattttttttttaattttggaaatattccgaggaagtgtatccctcgggatattccgacgacatcttcctcggaatattccgaggactttccgacgaacttgtggtcctcggaatttcttcggaaattcgtttcctcggaattccgtcggaaatttccgagggatttccgaggaaaaatgaatttccgaggagttatttccgaggacttttttcgtcggtatgtcgtcgaaatagcgttattccgacgacataccgacgatttttttcctttagtatgccgctgttttcttgtagtgcagtTCTCTTACTTCTTGATTCAATAAAATTGATTCGTCTAGTTTAGTACCACTGccttaaaatccaaaaaaaaaaagcatgcaTACTGCCTCTGCAAAGGTTTTATTGAAggcatatatcatatatttctGCGATGTGAGGTCAGTGATAAACTCTGGTTGGACTGCTTTCACAACTTGGGTGGGATATAAACTTCTAACACAGGCCACtccatgttttatttttgtatttttttgccATGGAGCTTATCCTGTCCTGATTAGACCTTTTGTAAAACACAACCTGCTGATTAGACTTTTCTGCGATGTTTTAAAATCTTCAAGGCATAACAACTAATGATACATGCCATGTATTGAGATATATATGGACCACACATTtgcaattttcataaaaataaacgTATGATGTAGAAACGTAATGACAGCAACTTATAAGTGATAACAGCCAAATAGTTAGGTTATTCACTCAGAAGTTCAAAAACCTAATGTAAAACCTGTCATCCGTTTCCACCGAGGGAAGTTGAGTGCCGAGCATTTTCAAATCTTTATGAGGGATGGGCCGCCGTCTATCAACAAACAGAAAGGCTAGTTCAGCCGCAATCGAAAAAAATGAAGACAAAAAGTAACAATATATGAAAGCCTTGAATACACTTACATAAACTCCATATTCTCCAAATAGTCGAGGAATGTGTATCTACCACGACACTTAACCTCTTCACAATATTGACTCTTGTAAAAGTCTTCCTCTCTATATTGTAGAAAAGAACGTGGTACCGGTTTACTGGGTGGTATGAGTATGAGAAGTAAACCACTTCACATGTACCAGTCATTCCAACAAACTCGGTACACTTGACCAGCTCCTTATCCAAAGGTGAGAATACGTAGATATGCTTGGACCATTTATGATATTCAGCATCTTCTAGAACCCACAATACAAGTCTATCCGGACATGGATTCTCCTTATATTGTATTTACCTTTGTAGTTGAACAAAGTCAAAGAATGCCAAGAGTAATGACCTACTACTGGCATGTCATAAACTGTCTTGATACGATTGCCATATATATTATTCAGTCATGCGAAGGAGGTAGATGGGCTTTGATGAATTACATGTTCAGATTAGATACAAAAGGTAGAAGCATTAAGAGAATATCGTATATCTTGTAATAAGCATTAAGGGAACAAAGTGACTTATAATCTGATAAAATTGCTATAAGGATGGTCAAAAACATGggtataagaaatagaatatGCAATGGAGTCTAGCGGTTAGAATTGTCttcaatgcttttttttttcctttcttagTTATAGACACTTAGTTTCAAATAGAATATGCAATGGAGTCTAGTTTTGGGGCACTCGATCAGCTAAGGACCTACTGTGTATAGATTCATGGATCAAATTATGGATGCAGAGTTGCACACAAGTGAATATTGTACCTACATATATAATCTCTGAAGACAAGAAGAAAAGTGATTTACTTAAGCTAATCATTTGTTTCTGGTCTGATTTTGAGTCTGGACTCTTATTCTACTtcgttttggttttcttttggttatcaaaTCCGTTAGCTTGTTTATGAATCCATTATTTGTGATTGGATTGAAATTTAGCCTAGCGTGACATCGAAGGAACTAAGAACAAGTAATGGTCAAAAAAACTTTAGAGCAAAGATTAGATATATTATAAAGAATCCAAACAGTAAAATGAATATCATTAAAAGAGCTGAAACCcaaaagtttaatatatatatgaaagccTTGAACGCACTTACATAAACTTTATATTCTCAACATAGTCTAGAAAGGTGTGAGGAGTTGTAAATTGTTGCTTAAACTCTTCTAGTCCCTGAAAGTAGACCCTTTTAAAAGTTCCCGACTGCAAATTGTAGAAGGAAAGGTAGAAAAGGTCTGATGGTTCGTGCAATTGTGACAATCCTGAAAAAACAACTTCACCTGTACTAGTCATTCCAATAAACCTGTTATATTGGACTAGGTCGGACCCCAAAGGAGACAATACATAGCTATGCTTGCACCATTTATGATTTCCAGCATCTTCTAGTACCCACAGCACAAGTTCATTTTCACAAAACATATTATCTGAATCCTGACGTATACCTAATTTACCTTTGTAGTTGAACAATGTCAACGAACCTGATAAACAAGGATACTGTATTCTCATGTCTTCATTTGTGTTAATAAAGCTGAACTTTTCAGACCCAACGTCGAAGCAAACTATCATAGAAGATCGTCCAACGGCAGCTCCGAAATACAAAACACCGTTTATGCATACGTCACCACTCATTGTAAAGTTATCCTCAAAATAGAACTTGTGTTCGACCGTTCTCCATACACGTTTTCCAGACTCCAATGTCAAAACCTGATGAGTCTTGGGTCTTTCATCACGTGACAAGGTGACACACAACACTTTGAACTGTTTCCCGATCGGATCATACCCTAAATACGTTTGGGAAATCTCCGTGGGGTTACTCTTAACTTTCACTTTGGGTAAGGTTAAGAACTCTCCCGTGGCAGGATTACAAATCACTCGCACCTTTCTTTTCCATCCCTGAAGCAATACCAATCCACAGACCGTGCTACATATATCACTTGGAAGATATTCTGGAAAAGAAGACGTATGATAAGGGGTAGGAACCAGACAAGAGTTATGGTCTGGATTATGAGGCTGAGGTGAAGAGTAGAACAACAACTTGCCATTAGTAGCTTTTACGGTGAAAAGGAGCCGTGGACGAGTCAAAGACTTGGTCAAAAACAGCTCAGTGAAATCATGACGGCGAAGTATGGATGCCAAGAATTTCGATACGCAGCGAAACCTAGCTATAGACTTTAAGGGCAGTCGAGAGAATATACTAACAAGCAGATCATCTCCGGATGGCGGGTCTGAGTGATTTCTTACCGAGTTCGAAGACTGTGTTTCATGTATGGACGTGGTTGATAACTGCTGCTCCAAACGTTTCATGGCTGATGGATTGTACAAACACTGGAATAGCTTGAATTTCAGATCGCTTATAACTAACGAAACCCTAGGGCTTCAGCTTTCTTCTTTCCTCAATTTGACTAATTAACTTTATATACAAGAGCGTACATGGGCTCTTCCAGGCAACAATTTAGTCGGTGACTTTATTTGCAACGATCATAAATGGGCCATtagaatttttctcaaataattacaaaaaagtCGAGCAGCTAGAATCAAAAACTACCGTCTCTTCTTTATGGACTAGCTTAAGTAAAACCAATGTTCTAGATTTACCTCAGCCGAGTTTATAGAGTCTTACTTATCATTAGTTGTGACTTACTAGTTTTAAACTAGAATTTGTAGCTTGAGATTCAGCTGTATGTCtacgaaaaaaaaataaagttaaagatAGCTGACCTATATTATGTATCAATATTCTCGGATGTACAAGTACTACATTCACACGGAGGACGCTGCTGCCAAGAGGATCGCGAAATGGTACGTTGCTACGATTCTGGTTGGGAGCGTTTGCTGGTTCTGTGACCGTGTTTTCTGCGAGAGGGTATCTCGGTGGCCGGTGAATCCTCAGGGTACATGCTCTGTGGCATTGTTTTATGGGGTTGAACTCTTACTGCGCG
The sequence above is drawn from the Brassica napus cultivar Da-Ae chromosome A8, Da-Ae, whole genome shotgun sequence genome and encodes:
- the LOC106360980 gene encoding putative F-box protein At1g53360, giving the protein MKNMEQQFSENLTLARFEAQCSKSVREYSVPQIPDDLLIIIFSLVTGKSVARFRCVSKHWASVLRRSDFTELFWTKSLTRPRLLFTINFKGKLFFYSAPQPHNPDDNSSLVATPYQTCSFPKRLLANTFKPLCGLALLMDEPVICNPATGEFLTLPKVLLEEKDLPNPKEFSKMFCLGYDPVGKQFKVLCMTSSSFDERLTTHLVLTLESRKPLWRKVELKFLFVRNRRMSFGSICINGVLYFGAEFGKSTVIVCFDVRSEKFRFINADEVMELDRRFELFNYKGKLGIHRNRYNRYENRYDSRFVWWVLEDARNHKWFKHVLELSPYEEKMVENTKIVGMTGTGEIVFASYSHLPISWCRVVFYNMERKTFTRVKIEGFEVEEPRVKKYIDTFIDYAENVEFM
- the LOC125577367 gene encoding putative F-box protein At1g53360; translated protein: MKRLEQQLSTTSIHETQSSNSVRNHSDPPSGDDLLVSIFSRLPLKSIARFRCVSKFLASILRRHDFTELFLTKSLTRPRLLFTVKATNGKLLFYSSPQPHNPDHNSCLVPTPYHTSSFPEYLPSDICSTVCGLVLLQGWKRKVRVICNPATGEFLTLPKVKVKSNPTEISQTYLGYDPIGKQFKVLCVTLSRDERPKTHQVLTLESGKRVWRTVEHKFYFEDNFTMSGDVCINGVLYFGAAVGRSSMIVCFDVGSEKFSFINTNEDMRIQYPCLSGSLTLFNYKGKLGIRQDSDNMFCENELVLWVLEDAGNHKWCKHSYVLSPLGSDLVQYNRFIGMTSTGEVVFSGLSQLHEPSDLFYLSFYNLQSGTFKRVYFQGLEEFKQQFTTPHTFLDYVENIKFM